From the genome of Triticum aestivum cultivar Chinese Spring chromosome 1A, IWGSC CS RefSeq v2.1, whole genome shotgun sequence:
TGTGTTAAGTTCCTTATTATGATTTCATCCCGACACAACCTTGCACTTCCCCAAGATTTGATGCTGGAATCTGTTACTGGATATATACTGGTGATTATTGAGTCTAGATGATCGATTTATTCTGATAATTGTGAACTTCACTGTCATGCTGTATGTTACTCTATTGACTTGAACAATTGGATAGCCATGTTACTAAGCATGGCCTGTGTCAAACCCTTCAATCCCTAAGCTGTAATGCCTCCTTGATATGCAAAGTTTATACCCACGTCAGAAGGTATTGGTATTAGCATCGCTGGATACTCATGATGTTGCATAATCTGTTATATCCTTCGAAGCACGGAGGACTTTATCATGTATGCTTGTTACCTTATGTGCTATACACGTGTGGAAACAAAGGTTTGGTACTCTCCTGAAGGTTACAGTAGTCAGTAAAGCTaaaatgatcttatattttgggacggaggtagtatcTGTTAAGCTTATGCCCTTTGTCCTAGATGAAATTCCTTAATATGTCATATCATCCCAATCCTACTTTTTCAGAATACTGCAAACGAAGAAGGCCCTAAAACTAATCTTCTGTTTAAACTTAATCTGATAGTTACTACAGATGCGAACTTGACTTGAAAACTTAATCTGATTTGTGATTGCGGACCTGAAAACTATCTAAACTAGACAATGCCCCATGCGTTGCTGTGGGAACCTTGTTAAAAAATATATGGCTAAGTGGTAGAATACTAAAGTTAATGCAAAAAGCAAATACAAAATGTCTTACATGACTTAATTTCCTTGGAAAAAAGTCATGCATGAGGTGGTATGCTTTGCATTAAGAGATTAATGAAAAAATAACTTATGAATACATGCATGACTAGGTGATGTGGCATTGTTGCATGGAGAGGAAAATTAGGTAGTGAGTTGTAGCTATTTAAGAATAGAGGATTTGTTGTAAATTGGTAAAGAAGGATGCCTGTTTTTAGTTTATTTTGCTGAACAAGCTAACTAAACTCATCATACTTTCTCTTGCAGACACCAAAAGTCTACCCGTTCGACAATTTGAGAGCGGAACTTGGTGATAGATCATAAAATATTTCCCCCCACCTTTTCAAGTGTTGCGAGGAACTGAACTCAGCACACCTCCTTTCATCGGGATGGTGTTTGTTGTCGTTTGTCATGTTATAAACATTGGTCTTGTAGTTTGTTGAATCGAGATAATCGATCCCAGTTTGCGCATATCTATGCATTGATCCATGTAATAAACAATATTGGGTATCTTGTTGATTTCAGATCAATTGACGATGGTACTCTTTGCAAATGTTTTCAAACAAAGTTTTTCCTCTCAATCATTCTTTTTTATAACCAGGCATGCACTTTGCGGCTACTTGTTTTACTGACAATGGCAGAACTGTGATAGTACTTGTAAAGCTGCATGTATAATGTCTGCTTGGTCAGCAACGTCCATATCCCATTCTAATTCGTTTCGGAAAGCACGGCGTTCACAGGGAATAACCATTTAGCAAAGTTGGAACTGAAGGTATAGCGCAGCAAGCACCGAACATGTCATTACGTTACCACACGACACAAGATAGTAGACTTAACATTAAAGGACCAGTACACAGACAAACTTAATTAAAATTCGCGCGCAGCACGTACCACTACTAGCAAGCAAATTAACAACGTTCCATTCGTGCGTGCGTGCGTACGGACTTGGCTGGTCAGTTGGTGCACTGGAAGCCAGCCGGGAGCTTCCTGCCGCAGTGGTTGACGAGGAGGCCGAGCTGGAGGGGCAGGCCGACGTCGACGACGCCCAGCACGTTGGCCTTGATGGCGGTGCAGAGGCAGACTGCGGCGTCCAGGTCGGCGAGGCCGCCAACGAGCTCGCAGCAcggcttcttccccgacgacgccgTCGACCAGGAGCCCGCCATCAGGTTCGTCAGCCCGTCGCCTAGGCCCAGCACGTCCGCGCACACCCCCAGCTTCAGCGCGTCCACGGGGCACTTACCTCCGCCGCTCCCGCTCCCGCCCGTCACCGTCGGTGCGCTCGGCGTTGGTTTGCTCTTGCTGGGGCAGGCCGCCTCTGAcgagacggggaggaggaggaagctCGCCGCTAGAGCCAGGGTAGACAGTGCAACCACCGTGCTGCTGGTTTTGCCCGTCGCCGCCATGACTATGCTGTGACAAAGGTTAGAGAGATCGACGAGAGAATGAGTACCTAGTACGGGTGCGTGCCGTAGCTGCCGTGCATGTGGTGGTATTTGTAGGGGAGTCATCGGTTCGAAAGTTGCGAATTTACTTGAGTCAGGTGTCCGATCGGCTTTATCGCGGCGGCACTTACTGGAGCAACGTGCAATCTGTACTGTAGCTTTGGTACAACATGTAGGGAATGTTAATTCATTGTGGTTCTTCTTGTCGGTGACGCATTAATTCAGGCGCTGCCTGCCGCGTGGTCACTTTGATAGAGAAAATGATCAAAGTTTTTTTTAAAGATATTTCGCATGGCTCAGTTTGCTGTCTCAcgccaaagaaaaaggaaaaggaaaaggaaaaggaaaagaaaggttcaatttttttttgaggaaatCTCAGTATGCTGTTCTATGCCTATCCACACgattcctatttggcgctgcaggcgcccgttacaaTAGTGCAATCtacaaacgggcgcctgcagcagtccgagctgggccggcccgttcttcatttttcttttttggAAAGGATAAAAAAATCAGCGTGACCCAGATTCGAACTCAAGACCACTCCATAGCAAGCAAATCGACTTAACCACTACGACACCACCATGGGTCATGCAATcttttcaaagtcgatgaactgTTTTGAAATCaggtgaatttttttcaaaatcgatgaacttttgtttcaaatttgataattttttttgaaatcgatgaactttttgcatgatcaatgaacttttttcaaaaccacgatctttttcttaattaattcaaaaaaattaagtgGTACAGTACATGAATAAAATAGCGCTGCAGCCCTGTTATTATGCTGTCGCCTCTGGTGCTAATCAACAATGGCAAGTAGGTCTTCTGGCTAGTGACACTTGTATGTTAACACTattaagcgtgcacgtgcaacgcacgtatccTAATAAAGTACACTAAAAACATGAACTTTCACTCCTGTTTTTACGAGAACATTTAAATGCGTGTCACGCCCAATGATTTGAATGCAATAATTTATTTTAGATTAAGTCATAAGTCTTGTTTGACTGGTGAAAGACTTTCATTGTTGAAATGTTGTGATCTCAAAATTccaaaaacaaaatgaaaaaaccCGCGCATGTA
Proteins encoded in this window:
- the LOC123051710 gene encoding putative lipid-binding protein AIR1 encodes the protein MAATGKTSSTVVALSTLALAASFLLLPVSSEAACPSKSKPTPSAPTVTGGSGSGGGKCPVDALKLGVCADVLGLGDGLTNLMAGSWSTASSGKKPCCELVGGLADLDAAVCLCTAIKANVLGVVDVGLPLQLGLLVNHCGRKLPAGFQCTN